The following coding sequences lie in one Corticium candelabrum chromosome 10, ooCorCand1.1, whole genome shotgun sequence genomic window:
- the LOC134186029 gene encoding neurotrimin-like, translating to MADVQTVIVHVAPQIRFPERSFTVNFTTPSQISIGCSATGIPEPMVEWRVADTNDIITNSAKYSVKFDVNQSSSKTVFAVISNLTIYNTITSDTRPYVCSVTSPVFTTPVETTTNVIVQVFPTFISSSENVTVLAGTQAALRCAASAAPVSFIEWRKNEDILANNRRYIIVASSASTSPLFGRPFLITTSSLTISGSHYTDAGIYFCRSINTVGQVDGRESRLVVQVFLLFMISFANFYYSATISNS from the exons ATGGCTGATGTTCAAACAGTAATCGTACATG TTGCACCTCAGATTAGGTTTCCTGAACGTTCTTTTACAGTCAATTTTACCACTCCATCTCAAATTTCAATTGGGTGCAGTGCTACAGGCATCCCAGAACCAATGGTTGAATGGCGTGTAGCTGATACAAATGACATAATCACCAACAGCGCAAAGTATTCTGTAAAATTTGATGTTAATCAAAGCTCAAGCAAAACAGTCTTTGCAGTGATAAGCAATTTGACTATCTACAATACAATCACCAGTGATACACGCCCATACGTTTGCAGTGTTACAAGTCCTGTGTTTACAACTCCTGTAGAGACAACAACCAATGTCATTGTACAAG TTTTTCCAACATTTATATCATCATCTGAGAATGTGACTGTACTAGCAGGGACTCAGGCTGCTCTACGATGTGCTGCTTCAGCTGCACctgtttcatttattgaaTGGAGGAAAAATGAAGACATTCTAGCAAATAACAGAAGATATATTATAGTTGCATCATCGGCTTCTACATCTCCACTCTTTGGAAGACCATTTTTGATAACAACGTCAAGCCTGACTATTTCTGGCAGCCATTACACTGATGCTGGTATTTACTTTTGTCGTTCTATCAATACAGTTGGACAAGTTGACGGCAGGGAATCACGTCTAGTTGTTCAAG tatttttgttatttatgaTTAGTTTCGCCAACTTTTACTACTCAGCCACTATCTCAAATTCGTAA